Genomic segment of Microthrixaceae bacterium:
ACCAGTTCGTCCACCGCCTGATGGTCACCGGTCTCGAGGATCTCAATACCTACGACATCTCCCTTGACCGCACCGATGCGGCTGGCCACCGCACCCAGGGCACCAGGACGGTCCGGCAGCCAGACCCGGATCACGTAGCTCTCCATTTCCCCGACGCTAGGCCAACACTGTTTCGGTGGCGTTTCTCATCGGCCAACAGCGCGAGCCGGGGCCAGGTACACCAGCTGGGCGCGGGCACCCGATTCGGTCACAATCCTTGACCAGATGGTCAAGTACGGTGGCGGGGTGGACCGCAAGCTGACCCAAAGAGGCGAGGAGCGCCGCACCCAACTCATGGAGTTCGCGGCGGCACGCTTCGCCCAGAAGGGCTTCCACCCAACCTCGGTCGCCGAGATCGTCGAGGGCATCGGGGTGGGCAAGGGCGTGTTCTACTGGTACTTCGACTCCAAGGAAGCGTTGCTGCGGGCCATCCTCGCCGACGCTCAGCGAGATCTCCGACGCCGTCAGCGGGCCGCCATCGCCGATGGCACCACCCCCATGGAGCGCATCGAACGCGGTATCCGGGCCTCGATCCAGTGGTCGGTCCAACACACCGACAACTTCCGTTTGGTCCAGTTCGCCGCCACCGATGAAGCGTTCAGCAAGGGAGTGCTCAAGGGCCAGCAGGTGGCGGTCCGCGATGCCGCCACCCACATCAGCGAGGCCATGGCCGCCGGGGAGATACCGCCCGGCGACGCCGAACTGGCCGCCCAGTTCATGATCGGGGTCCACACCCACCTGGTTCTCCAGGTGGTCCAGGGTCAGCTCCGGGCCACCGACGAGGTGGTCGACGCCGCCGTGAACTTCTGCCTCCACGGCATCACCGGCCCCCGCCCCTGACCGGCAGACCGGCACACCGGCCCCCGCCCCTGACCGGCAGACCGGCAGACCGGCCCCTACTGGAGTCGGGTGAGGGCCTTCTTCAGGTTGCGGACCGCTTGGCCGATCCGCTGTTCGTTCTCGATCAGGGCGAATCGGACGTGGCCGTCGCCGCCCGGGCCGAAGCCGACCCCCGGTGAGGTGGCGACCTGGGCTTCGCGGACCAGGAACGAAGCGAACTCGACCGAGCCCATCTCACGGTACGGCTCAGGGATGGGTGCCCAGGTGAACATGGTGCCCCTTGGCGGCTCGATCTCCCAGCCGATCCGGTTGAGCCCGTCACACAGGGCGTCACGACGGGCCTGATAAGTCGGGAGCACCTCGCGGGGATGCTCGGGATCCTCGTTGAGGGTGACGGTGGCGGCGATCTGGATCGGCTGGAAGGTGCCGTAGTCGAGGTAGCTCTTGAGCTTGGCCAGCGCCTGCACCACCTCGCGGTTACCGACCAGGAATGCGACACGCCAGCCGGCCATCGAGAACGACTTGGTCATCGAGTACAGCTCCACCGCGCACTCCTTGGCGCCCTCGGCCTGGAGGATGCTGGGCGGCTCGTAGCCGTCGAACCCGAGCTCGGCATACGCGTTGTCGTGGACCACCACCACGTCTTTGTCTCGGGCGAAGTCCACCACCCGCTGGAAGAAGTCGAGGTCCACACACGCGGTGGTTGGGTTGTGGGGGAAGGACAGCACGATCACCCGCGGCTTGGGCCAGGAGTACTCCCACGCCTCTTGGATCTTCTCGAAGAAGTCGGTGCCGGTACCCATGGGGATCTCCCGCACATCGGCCCCCGCGAACAGCGGCCCCCAGATGTGGATCGGATAGGACGGCGACGGGACCAGTGCCGCGTCTCCGGGCTGGAGCAACACCCACATCAGGTGGCTGAAACCTTCCTTGGCCCCGATGGTGGCGATCACCTCGCGGTCGGGATCCAAGGCCACACCGAACCGACGCAGGTACAGGTCGGCCACCGCTTCGCGCAGCTTGGGGATACCCCGACTGGCCGAGTATCGGTGGTTGCGGGTGTTGACCGCAGCCTCGGCCAGCTTCTCCACCGCTATCTGCGGCGAGGGCAGGTCCGGGTTGCCGAACCCCAGGTCGATCACATCGAGCCCCTGGCGGCGAGCCTCGATCTTGAGCCCGTCGATGATGGTGAACACGTACGGAGGAAGACCGGTGATGCGACGAAACTCCATCGGTGCAACCTAATCGGACCTCCGGGCGCCTCCGGATCGGTTTCAGACGACCTCCGATGGTGCCAGAACCCATGCCATGGGCGGCGGGAGGCGGCCGGTTGGCGCGGCGGTCACGGGGCTGAGCACCATGGGGGCCATGTCTTCTGAGCAGCCCTATGTCCCCGTGGTGGTGGAGATCGCCCGCGGTAGCCGCAACAAGTACGAGATCGACCACGAGACCGGTGAGATCTGGTTGGACCGCCGGCTGTTCTCGGCCACCGTGTACCCCGCTGACTATGGCTACATCGATCACACGCTGGGCGGCGACGGCGATCCGCTCGACGCTCTGGTGATCATGGAGGAACCGACCTTCCCGGGCTGTCGCATCAAGGCCCGACCGGTTGGCGTGTTCTGGATGGAAGACGACGCCGGACCCGACGCCAAGATCATCTGCGTCCCCCACGGCGACCCCCGTTGGGACCACGTCCAAGACATCGATCAGCTCCCCGACCACCTCACCGACGAGATCGAGCACTTCTTCGAGGTGTACAAGCAGCTCGAACCCGGCAAGTTCGCCAACACCAAGGGGTTCGAGGGCCGCGAGAAGGCCGAGGCCGAGATCACCGAGAGCCAAGAGCGCGCCCTAGGCACGTCCTTCGCCTAAGGGGTCCTAGCGGATAGGTCCGGTCGTCGTCGCTACCAGGTTGACCAGACCGAGGCTTCGCCTCGGTTTAACCATGCCGTGCTTATGGGTCGGTCCGCCTATCGGCGCACCTCCTAAGGGTCCTAGCGGCTAGAACAAGCGAGGCTCGATCTCGCCGTGGTCAGGGGACGCGGGCTGCGGCCAGCAGAGCCGCGCCCCAGGCCCCGGCTCGCTCGCCCAGCGTGGCTGCCACCACAGGCACCGGCTCACGACGGTCACCACCCATCGGCAGGTCGGTGAACGCCCGGCGGATCGGATCCAACAACAGGTCACCGGCCGCGATCAGTCCCCCGCCGATCACCACCACCTCGCTGTCGAGCACGTTGACCAGGTTGGCCAGCCCTGCCGCCACCCACCATCCGAGCTGTCCCATCACGGCCAGGGCATCGGCATCACCGAGGGCTGCCGCCGCCACGACGTGCTCGCCGCGGATCTCCTCGACACGGCCGCCGGCCTGGGCCAGCACCGCGTCAGCCTTCCCGGCGGCCACCGCTTCCCGTCCGAAACGACCCAGGGCGTTGCCCGACGCGAACTGCTCCCAGCAGCCGAAGCGACCGCACCGGCACTCGGGACCGGATGGGTCGATCATCATGTGGCCGGGTTCGCCGGCATAGCCGTGGGCCCCGCGGAGCACGCCGCCCTTGACGGTGAGTCCCGCACCGATGCCGGTGCCGAGGGTGACGGTCAGCGAATGGTTCACGCCTCGGGCCGCTCCCCGTTCGTGTTCGGCCCAGCCGGCACAGGTGGCGTCGTTGT
This window contains:
- a CDS encoding TetR/AcrR family transcriptional regulator, producing the protein MVKYGGGVDRKLTQRGEERRTQLMEFAAARFAQKGFHPTSVAEIVEGIGVGKGVFYWYFDSKEALLRAILADAQRDLRRRQRAAIADGTTPMERIERGIRASIQWSVQHTDNFRLVQFAATDEAFSKGVLKGQQVAVRDAATHISEAMAAGEIPPGDAELAAQFMIGVHTHLVLQVVQGQLRATDEVVDAAVNFCLHGITGPRP
- a CDS encoding aminotransferase class I/II-fold pyridoxal phosphate-dependent enzyme → MEFRRITGLPPYVFTIIDGLKIEARRQGLDVIDLGFGNPDLPSPQIAVEKLAEAAVNTRNHRYSASRGIPKLREAVADLYLRRFGVALDPDREVIATIGAKEGFSHLMWVLLQPGDAALVPSPSYPIHIWGPLFAGADVREIPMGTGTDFFEKIQEAWEYSWPKPRVIVLSFPHNPTTACVDLDFFQRVVDFARDKDVVVVHDNAYAELGFDGYEPPSILQAEGAKECAVELYSMTKSFSMAGWRVAFLVGNREVVQALAKLKSYLDYGTFQPIQIAATVTLNEDPEHPREVLPTYQARRDALCDGLNRIGWEIEPPRGTMFTWAPIPEPYREMGSVEFASFLVREAQVATSPGVGFGPGGDGHVRFALIENEQRIGQAVRNLKKALTRLQ
- a CDS encoding inorganic diphosphatase, with the protein product MSSEQPYVPVVVEIARGSRNKYEIDHETGEIWLDRRLFSATVYPADYGYIDHTLGGDGDPLDALVIMEEPTFPGCRIKARPVGVFWMEDDAGPDAKIICVPHGDPRWDHVQDIDQLPDHLTDEIEHFFEVYKQLEPGKFANTKGFEGREKAEAEITESQERALGTSFA
- a CDS encoding ROK family protein; this translates as MSDLVCGLDLGGTKLLAVVVDPDDHSAEPLVVTKVPRPGGDVVAGLAAVARDAIAQAVASADGARVRAVGVGAPGLVDRNGVFRFGPNLPGVVDRSLAAELSADLGLPVAVDNDATCAGWAEHERGAARGVNHSLTVTLGTGIGAGLTVKGGVLRGAHGYAGEPGHMMIDPSGPECRCGRFGCWEQFASGNALGRFGREAVAAGKADAVLAQAGGRVEEIRGEHVVAAAALGDADALAVMGQLGWWVAAGLANLVNVLDSEVVVIGGGLIAAGDLLLDPIRRAFTDLPMGGDRREPVPVVAATLGERAGAWGAALLAAARVP